The following proteins are encoded in a genomic region of Methylibium petroleiphilum PM1:
- the queF gene encoding preQ(1) synthase translates to MPPNPPTAPSKELHVFPNPAPERDYVIQFQIPEFTCLCPLTGQPDFAHFTIDMIADGLCVELKSLKMYMWSFRDEGAFHEKVTNDILGKIVETTAPRFARITARWYVRGGIYTNVVAEHRKKGWKPEPLVVLPQHATERGLPT, encoded by the coding sequence ATGCCCCCCAATCCGCCCACCGCGCCGAGCAAGGAACTGCATGTGTTCCCGAACCCGGCGCCGGAGCGCGACTACGTCATCCAGTTCCAGATCCCAGAGTTCACCTGCCTGTGCCCGCTGACCGGGCAACCCGACTTCGCGCACTTCACGATCGACATGATTGCCGACGGGCTGTGCGTCGAACTCAAGAGCCTGAAGATGTACATGTGGAGCTTCCGCGACGAGGGCGCCTTCCACGAGAAGGTCACCAACGACATCCTCGGCAAGATCGTCGAGACCACCGCGCCGCGCTTCGCCCGCATCACTGCCAGGTGGTACGTGCGCGGCGGCATCTACACCAACGTGGTCGCGGAGCACCGCAAGAAGGGCTGGAAGCCCGAACCGCTCGTCGTGCTGCCGCAGCACGCCACGGAGCGCGGGCTGCCGACCTGA